From Gemmatimonadaceae bacterium, the proteins below share one genomic window:
- the trxA gene encoding thioredoxin has translation MHETTAEPLSQHYTLPCPFCARWNRVSAERAADRPKCGDCGKPILLDRPFMLHADSFHRVVSESSVPVLVDYYADWCGPCKMMAPVFDEFAAKHIGKFLVAKLDTDRAQAIAQLHNIRGIPTLILYEGGKELRRVSGAMGLGDMERFALG, from the coding sequence ATGCACGAGACCACTGCCGAGCCCCTCTCGCAGCACTACACGCTGCCCTGCCCCTTCTGCGCGCGCTGGAACCGCGTGTCCGCCGAGCGCGCCGCGGACCGCCCCAAGTGCGGGGACTGCGGCAAGCCCATCCTGCTCGACCGCCCCTTTATGCTCCACGCCGACAGCTTCCATCGCGTGGTCAGCGAGAGCAGCGTGCCCGTCTTGGTGGACTACTACGCCGACTGGTGCGGCCCCTGCAAGATGATGGCGCCGGTGTTCGACGAGTTCGCCGCCAAGCACATCGGGAAGTTCCTCGTCGCCAAGCTCGACACCGACCGCGCCCAGGCGATCGCCCAGTTGCACAACATCCGCGGCATCCCGACGCTGATTCTCTACGAGGGCGGCAAGGAACTGCGCCGGGTGTCGGGGGCGATGGGCTTGGGAGATATGGAGAGGTTTGCGTTGGGCTGA